A DNA window from Sporosarcina sp. ANT_H38 contains the following coding sequences:
- a CDS encoding methylmalonyl-CoA mutase family protein, protein MTIHNMKITTFDIAGFEQWKEAAVLSLKGKPFDSLITKTIEGIDLQPLYTQESLVKRAQTIRVAKKEAGWIVAQQPYAESAEKFVAELKSSIERGNEAIVYDGTKQFRWEESSLTEVARLMTRYPIFITNTQKNDSFLKIFSLVPETERSTVSGAIAVMDWTIPEGYTFVRATSADMWDAHHKGADAVTELALVLAFAANLASKEDNFSDLADDFFVRFAVDTHFFMEISKFRAFRILWQAFTSAYGVTATPYVPIIATTSLRSYSKLDPYVNVLRAGNETFAAVLGGADVITVHPHNIITGPTNSSIRMARNIQLVIKEETHTDKVIDPAGGSYFIETLTSELVDKAWALFLEIESLGGYDVFSTSGRLESLLDQRKSDVSKGKQSLIGTNVYAELTDTNFRDWDGIQFDGRLAKPFEKLAELQKDRATSIALLTFGELKDFKPRADFVNGFLATGGMRAEWSPAFDNAQQALKWLADENPDYAIVCATSSLTETVMEQLLAERAQHLILDVAGKYDTALSNKWLNAGLNGFIFAGQDKVEKLIAINDKLKGAVTHEQA, encoded by the coding sequence ATGACTATACATAACATGAAAATAACAACATTCGATATAGCTGGATTTGAACAATGGAAAGAAGCCGCGGTGCTGTCATTGAAAGGAAAACCTTTCGATTCGCTTATCACGAAAACGATTGAAGGAATTGACTTGCAGCCACTCTATACGCAGGAAAGTCTTGTTAAACGTGCACAGACAATCCGTGTAGCAAAAAAAGAGGCGGGCTGGATCGTTGCACAGCAGCCATATGCTGAGAGCGCAGAGAAATTTGTAGCTGAATTGAAGAGTTCAATTGAGCGTGGTAATGAAGCCATTGTTTATGACGGCACAAAACAATTTCGGTGGGAAGAATCATCACTCACTGAAGTAGCACGACTAATGACGAGGTATCCAATATTTATCACAAATACACAAAAGAATGATTCATTCTTGAAGATATTCTCCCTAGTCCCAGAAACGGAGCGATCTACTGTAAGTGGTGCGATTGCTGTTATGGATTGGACCATTCCTGAAGGGTATACATTCGTCCGGGCAACTAGCGCAGATATGTGGGATGCACATCACAAAGGTGCGGATGCGGTAACTGAACTTGCATTAGTACTGGCATTTGCAGCAAATCTAGCTTCAAAAGAGGACAACTTTAGCGATTTAGCCGATGACTTTTTCGTTCGTTTTGCTGTAGATACCCATTTCTTTATGGAAATCTCAAAATTCCGAGCGTTTCGTATTCTTTGGCAAGCATTCACTTCCGCTTATGGAGTAACGGCAACACCTTATGTTCCAATCATTGCAACGACTTCGTTGCGTTCTTACTCCAAACTAGATCCATATGTCAATGTATTGCGGGCCGGAAATGAAACATTTGCTGCAGTTCTTGGCGGCGCCGACGTAATCACTGTTCACCCGCACAATATCATTACTGGACCGACAAACAGTTCTATACGTATGGCCCGTAATATTCAACTCGTAATAAAAGAAGAAACCCATACTGATAAAGTAATCGATCCTGCAGGCGGTTCTTATTTCATTGAAACGTTAACTTCTGAACTTGTTGATAAAGCATGGGCACTCTTTTTGGAAATCGAGTCTTTAGGTGGCTACGATGTATTCAGTACCAGTGGTCGACTCGAATCATTACTTGACCAACGCAAGAGCGACGTTTCGAAGGGGAAACAGTCGTTGATTGGTACAAATGTCTATGCTGAATTGACGGATACGAACTTTAGGGATTGGGACGGTATTCAATTTGACGGACGTCTTGCGAAACCTTTCGAAAAATTAGCTGAACTACAAAAAGATCGTGCAACAAGTATTGCATTATTGACGTTCGGTGAATTGAAAGATTTTAAACCGCGTGCCGATTTTGTTAACGGCTTTTTAGCGACAGGCGGTATGCGTGCGGAGTGGAGTCCGGCATTCGATAATGCACAACAAGCCCTTAAATGGCTGGCGGATGAAAACCCAGACTATGCGATCGTCTGTGCAACATCTTCCCTCACTGAAACTGTAATGGAACAATTGTTAGCCGAGCGAGCACAACATCTAATCCTGGATGTAGCAGGTAAGTACGATACTGCACTTTCTAATAAATGGCTAAATGCCGGCTTAAATGGCTTCATTTTCGCGGGTCAAGATAAAGTGGAGAAACTGATAGCTATCAACGATAAATTGAAAGGGGCCGTGACTCATGAACAAGCCTGA
- the buk gene encoding butyrate kinase codes for MEGGPIVHENHHRILVINPGSTSTKIGVFEGESQLMESTLRHSSEEIAQYPSIIDQFRFRKEAILESLEKESINISTLSAICGRGGLLRPIEGGTYSVNEAMIKDLKTGYSGQHASNLGGIIAHEIASSLNLPAFIVDPVVVDELAPIARISGFSAIERKSIFHALNQKAVARRYAKQVGKKYDTLRLIVTHMGGGITVGVHEFGKVIDVNNGLHGDGPFSPERAGTVPAGDLIDLCYSGKYFRHEVMKKLVGQGGLVGYLGTNDAVRVEKRIEDGDEKAKLVYEAMAYQVAKEIGSAAAVLHGQVDAIILTGGLAYGKSFVKEITSKIDWISDVVVYAGEDELQALVEGVLRVLTGEEIAKIYPS; via the coding sequence ATGGAAGGAGGACCTATAGTGCATGAGAATCACCATAGGATCCTAGTAATTAATCCAGGATCTACATCAACAAAAATAGGTGTCTTTGAAGGCGAAAGTCAACTGATGGAATCTACGTTAAGGCATAGTTCAGAAGAAATTGCACAGTATCCTTCAATCATCGATCAATTCAGGTTTCGTAAAGAGGCAATCCTTGAATCGCTTGAAAAAGAAAGCATCAATATTTCTACATTATCTGCCATTTGTGGTCGGGGCGGTCTTCTGCGCCCGATCGAAGGTGGTACTTATTCTGTTAACGAAGCTATGATTAAAGATTTAAAAACAGGTTATTCAGGTCAACATGCATCTAATCTCGGGGGCATAATTGCGCATGAAATCGCATCCAGCCTAAACCTTCCCGCTTTCATTGTCGATCCCGTCGTTGTCGATGAACTTGCACCAATCGCACGAATTTCTGGATTTTCGGCAATTGAGCGAAAATCGATATTCCATGCCCTGAACCAAAAAGCGGTTGCAAGACGCTACGCAAAACAAGTCGGAAAAAAATACGACACTCTCCGGTTAATTGTTACCCATATGGGCGGGGGAATAACAGTCGGCGTACATGAGTTCGGAAAAGTAATCGATGTGAATAATGGACTTCACGGTGACGGCCCATTTAGTCCGGAACGTGCAGGGACAGTCCCGGCGGGTGATCTCATCGATCTATGTTATTCTGGAAAATACTTCCGTCATGAAGTGATGAAGAAACTTGTTGGTCAAGGCGGTCTCGTCGGTTATCTCGGGACGAACGACGCCGTTCGAGTTGAAAAACGAATAGAAGATGGCGATGAAAAAGCAAAACTAGTTTACGAAGCGATGGCCTATCAAGTTGCAAAAGAAATTGGAAGTGCGGCTGCCGTCCTTCACGGCCAAGTTGATGCAATCATCCTTACGGGTGGACTCGCATATGGTAAAAGCTTCGTGAAAGAGATTACATCCAAAATCGACTGGATTTCGGATGTTGTCGTTTATGCTGGAGAAGACGAACTACAAGCACTTGTAGAAGGCGTACTCCGCGTTTTAACTGGTGAAGAAATAGCTAAAATCTACCCGTCTTGA
- a CDS encoding alpha-ketoacid dehydrogenase subunit beta — translation MAVMSYIDAITLAMKEEMERDDRVFVLGEDVGRKGGVFKATAGLYDQFGEYRALDTPLAESAIAGVGIGAAMYGLRPIAEMQFADFIMPAVNQIVSEAAKIRYRSNNDWSCPIVIRAPFGGGIHGALYHSQSVESMFASTPGLKIVIPSTPYDAKGLLKAAIRDEDPVLFFEHKRAYRLIKGEVPLDDYVLPIGKADVKREGDDITIITYGLCVHFALQAAERLAEDGISTHILDLRTVYPLDQEAIIEAASKTGKVLLVTEDNKEGSIMGEVAAIIAENCLFELDAPIKRLAGPDIPAMPYAPTMEKFFMVNPDKVEKAARELAEF, via the coding sequence ATGGCTGTTATGTCTTATATCGATGCAATCACACTTGCAATGAAAGAAGAAATGGAACGGGACGACCGCGTTTTCGTTCTTGGTGAAGATGTTGGACGAAAAGGCGGTGTCTTTAAAGCAACGGCAGGTCTTTACGATCAATTCGGAGAATACCGTGCACTTGATACACCACTTGCGGAATCTGCAATTGCAGGTGTCGGAATCGGTGCAGCAATGTACGGCTTACGTCCTATTGCTGAAATGCAATTTGCTGATTTCATCATGCCGGCTGTGAACCAAATTGTTTCAGAAGCAGCAAAAATTCGTTATCGTTCGAATAACGACTGGTCTTGCCCAATTGTTATTCGTGCACCATTTGGAGGCGGTATCCACGGTGCTTTGTATCACTCACAGTCTGTCGAGTCGATGTTTGCAAGCACTCCTGGTTTGAAAATCGTCATCCCATCAACGCCATATGATGCAAAAGGGCTTCTCAAAGCAGCAATTCGTGATGAAGATCCGGTATTGTTCTTTGAACATAAACGCGCTTATCGTTTGATCAAAGGTGAGGTACCATTAGACGATTATGTGTTGCCAATCGGCAAAGCAGATGTTAAGCGTGAAGGTGATGACATCACAATCATCACATACGGACTATGTGTTCATTTTGCATTACAAGCAGCTGAACGTCTTGCGGAAGATGGTATTTCAACACATATCCTTGATCTTCGTACAGTTTATCCGCTCGACCAAGAAGCCATCATTGAAGCGGCTTCAAAAACAGGGAAAGTCCTATTAGTTACTGAAGATAACAAAGAAGGAAGTATTATGGGGGAAGTTGCGGCAATTATTGCTGAAAATTGCCTGTTTGAACTTGATGCGCCAATTAAACGTCTTGCTGGGCCAGATATTCCGGCAATGCCATATGCACCGACAATGGAGAAATTCTTCATGGTGAATCCAGACAAAGTAGAGAAGGCAGCACGTGAACTTGCTGAATTTTAA
- a CDS encoding Glu/Leu/Phe/Val dehydrogenase has product MEIFKYMEHQDYEQLVICQDKASGLKAIIAIHDTTLGPALGGTRMWTYASEEEAIEDALRLARGMTYKNAAAGLNLGGGKTVIIGNPKTDKNDEMFRAFGRYIEGLNGRYITAEDVGTTEADMDLINLETDYVTGTSAGAGSSGNPSPVTAYGIYYGMKAAAKEAFGDDSLAGKTIAVQGVGNVAYALCEFLHEEGAKLIITDINEEAVQRAVDAFGATAVGINEIYSQEADIFAPCALGAIINDETIPQLKAKVIAGSANNQLKETRHGDLIHEMGIVYAPDYVINSGGVINVADELDGYNRERALKRVEGIYDVIGKIFAISKRDNIPTYVAADRMAEERIARVANTRSTFLQNEKSVLSRR; this is encoded by the coding sequence ATGGAAATTTTCAAATATATGGAACATCAGGATTATGAACAACTAGTAATTTGTCAGGATAAAGCTTCAGGACTAAAAGCAATCATCGCTATACATGATACGACACTTGGACCAGCACTTGGGGGAACACGTATGTGGACGTATGCGAGTGAAGAAGAAGCTATTGAAGATGCACTTCGTCTTGCGCGTGGCATGACGTACAAAAATGCAGCTGCTGGTTTGAATCTAGGTGGCGGAAAAACAGTTATTATAGGAAATCCAAAAACAGACAAAAACGATGAAATGTTCCGTGCTTTCGGTCGTTATATTGAAGGTTTGAACGGTCGTTACATCACTGCAGAAGATGTAGGAACAACTGAAGCGGATATGGACTTAATCAATCTTGAAACGGATTATGTTACAGGTACTTCTGCTGGAGCAGGTTCATCTGGCAATCCTTCTCCTGTAACTGCTTATGGTATTTATTACGGTATGAAGGCAGCAGCAAAAGAAGCATTTGGTGACGATTCGCTAGCGGGCAAAACAATAGCGGTACAAGGTGTCGGAAACGTTGCATATGCTCTTTGTGAGTTCTTGCACGAGGAAGGTGCGAAACTGATCATCACGGATATTAACGAAGAAGCTGTTCAGCGTGCGGTTGATGCGTTTGGCGCAACAGCAGTCGGCATCAATGAAATTTACTCTCAAGAAGCAGACATATTTGCACCATGTGCACTAGGTGCAATCATTAATGATGAGACGATTCCACAATTGAAAGCAAAAGTTATCGCAGGATCGGCTAACAATCAATTGAAAGAAACGCGTCATGGCGATTTAATCCACGAAATGGGTATTGTCTATGCACCTGACTACGTTATCAACTCAGGCGGCGTAATAAATGTTGCAGATGAGCTTGATGGTTATAACCGTGAACGTGCACTGAAACGCGTCGAGGGCATCTATGACGTAATCGGAAAAATATTTGCAATTTCAAAACGCGATAATATTCCAACGTATGTTGCAGCTGATCGCATGGCGGAAGAGCGTATCGCACGTGTTGCGAATACAAGAAGCACTTTCTTACAAAATGAAAAAAGCGTACTTTCAAGACGCTAA
- a CDS encoding dihydrolipoamide acetyltransferase family protein — MAIEKILMPQLGESVTEGTIEKWLVKPGDTVNKYDSLAEVNTDKVTAEVPSSFTGVIKELIAQEGETLAVGALVCTIETEGGGTAEVAVEAAPAKEQAAKEMPSVDTPKTASSLNREKGAAAGRYSPAVLRLSQDNGIDLSLVEGSGKEGRITRKDLLAIIESGTIPTAPVASAAPVEETAAPAPATEPTSAEKPSVPVNVPVAVGDIEIPITGVRRAIASNMLRSKHEAPHAWMMIEVDVTSLVQYRDSLKNDFKKKEGFNLTYFAFFVKAVSQALKEFPMMNSMWAGDKIIQKKDINISIAVASEDALYVPVINNADEKTIKGIGRDIQELAGKVRSGKLKSSEMQGGTFTVNNTGSFGSVQSMGIINHPQAAILQVESIVKRPVVMAGGMIGVRDMVNLCLSLDHRVLDGLVCGQFLARVKAILENVTSENTSVY; from the coding sequence ATGGCTATTGAAAAAATATTAATGCCACAACTCGGTGAAAGTGTGACAGAAGGCACAATCGAGAAATGGCTTGTTAAACCAGGCGATACTGTTAACAAATATGATTCACTTGCAGAAGTGAATACAGACAAAGTAACAGCTGAAGTTCCCTCTTCATTTACAGGTGTCATTAAGGAATTGATAGCACAAGAAGGAGAGACGCTTGCAGTTGGAGCACTTGTTTGTACGATTGAAACTGAAGGTGGCGGAACTGCGGAAGTTGCTGTAGAAGCGGCGCCTGCAAAAGAACAAGCTGCAAAGGAAATGCCTTCAGTAGATACCCCAAAAACGGCTTCATCTTTGAATCGTGAAAAAGGAGCGGCAGCTGGACGTTATTCTCCTGCGGTACTTCGTCTTTCACAGGATAACGGCATTGATTTGTCACTAGTGGAAGGTTCAGGCAAAGAAGGACGCATCACGCGTAAAGACTTGCTTGCAATTATCGAGAGCGGTACTATCCCAACAGCACCTGTAGCTTCTGCAGCGCCTGTTGAGGAAACGGCAGCACCTGCACCGGCCACAGAGCCGACATCTGCAGAAAAACCATCTGTGCCAGTCAATGTTCCGGTTGCGGTAGGCGATATCGAAATTCCTATTACAGGTGTTCGTCGTGCAATCGCGAGCAATATGTTACGTTCGAAACACGAAGCGCCGCACGCATGGATGATGATTGAAGTCGATGTCACAAGTCTTGTTCAATACCGTGATTCATTGAAAAACGACTTCAAGAAGAAGGAAGGCTTCAACCTGACATACTTCGCATTCTTCGTGAAAGCAGTGTCTCAAGCATTGAAAGAATTCCCGATGATGAACTCAATGTGGGCCGGAGACAAAATCATTCAGAAAAAAGATATCAATATTTCCATCGCAGTCGCCTCGGAAGATGCTCTTTATGTTCCGGTCATTAACAATGCGGATGAAAAAACAATCAAGGGCATTGGTCGTGATATTCAAGAGCTTGCAGGAAAAGTACGTTCAGGCAAACTGAAGTCGTCTGAAATGCAAGGTGGTACATTCACAGTGAATAATACTGGTTCATTCGGCTCGGTGCAGTCTATGGGCATTATTAACCATCCTCAAGCGGCAATACTGCAAGTTGAATCAATCGTAAAACGTCCTGTTGTAATGGCTGGCGGTATGATTGGTGTGCGTGATATGGTGAACTTATGTCTCTCACTCGATCACCGTGTTCTTGACGGTCTCGTTTGTGGTCAATTCCTTGCACGCGTGAAAGCAATTCTTGAAAATGTAACTTCGGAAAATACATCTGTTTACTAA
- the scpA gene encoding methylmalonyl-CoA mutase, which produces MNKPDFNKVDLRNFAGNAIETASQSGKLFRTNEGIDVKTLYSGKDTENLDHLTDLPGIAPNTRGPYPTMFVSRPWTVRQYAGFSTAEESNAFYRRNLAMGQKGLSVAFDLATHRGYDSDHSRVTGDVGKAGVAIDSVEDMKILFEGIPLDQMSVSMTMNGAVLPILAFYIVAAEEQGVSPDKLAGTIQNDILKEYMVRNTYIFPPEMSMKIIADIFEYTSSKMPKFNSISISGYHMQEAGATADIELAYTLADGLEYVRTGLKAGIDIDSFAPRLSFFWAVGMNYYMEVAKMRAARKMWAQMMQTFEPKNPKSLALRTHSQTSGWSLTEQDPFNNITRTLIEANAAAMGHTQSLHTNALDEAIALPTDFSARIARNTQLFLQEETMMTKVIDPWGGSYYVEKLTDELMDKAWELIGEIEELGGMAKAIETGLPKMKIEEAAAKRQAQIDSRAESIIGVNKYRLDTEDPIDILDIDNTLVRQKQIDRINQMKADRNETEVRTILAELTEIARSGEGNLLACAVNAARSRATIGEISDAIETVSGRHKAVIRSVSGVYSSNFSNAEEIDEVKMMSEDFLENEGRRPRILIAKMGQDGHDRGAKVIASSFADLGFDVDIGPLFQTPEETALQAAENDVHVIGVSSLAAGHKTLVPTLREELAKIGREDILIVVGGVIPAQDYAFLRENGAAAIFGPGTVIPVAAQKVIEEIYRRLGYEEVAD; this is translated from the coding sequence ATGAACAAGCCTGATTTCAACAAAGTAGACTTGCGGAATTTTGCTGGCAATGCAATAGAAACAGCAAGCCAGTCAGGAAAGCTATTTAGAACAAATGAAGGAATCGACGTTAAAACACTCTATTCGGGTAAAGACACAGAGAATCTTGACCATTTAACTGATTTACCTGGCATCGCACCAAATACAAGGGGCCCCTATCCGACAATGTTCGTTTCCAGACCGTGGACAGTCCGTCAATATGCCGGATTTTCAACTGCCGAGGAAAGTAACGCATTTTATCGGCGGAATCTGGCAATGGGCCAAAAAGGATTATCTGTTGCATTCGACCTGGCAACTCACAGAGGGTATGACTCTGATCATTCACGTGTCACGGGGGATGTCGGAAAAGCCGGAGTTGCAATCGATTCAGTAGAAGATATGAAAATCCTATTTGAAGGCATTCCATTGGATCAAATGTCAGTTTCTATGACGATGAATGGTGCAGTATTGCCAATTTTGGCGTTTTACATCGTAGCGGCAGAGGAACAAGGTGTGTCACCTGACAAGCTAGCAGGCACAATCCAAAACGATATTTTGAAAGAATATATGGTGCGAAATACATATATTTTCCCTCCAGAAATGTCAATGAAGATCATTGCGGATATTTTCGAATACACGTCTAGTAAGATGCCGAAATTTAACTCAATCTCTATTTCTGGCTATCATATGCAGGAAGCGGGTGCAACGGCTGATATCGAACTCGCCTATACGCTTGCAGATGGTCTTGAATACGTTCGTACAGGTTTAAAGGCAGGTATTGACATCGATTCGTTCGCACCTAGACTCTCGTTCTTCTGGGCTGTCGGCATGAATTACTATATGGAAGTAGCTAAAATGCGCGCTGCTCGTAAAATGTGGGCACAAATGATGCAGACGTTTGAACCGAAAAATCCGAAGTCACTTGCGCTTCGTACACATTCGCAAACGTCAGGATGGAGTTTGACGGAACAAGATCCGTTCAACAATATAACGCGAACATTGATAGAAGCTAACGCTGCAGCGATGGGCCACACACAATCGCTCCATACGAATGCGCTTGACGAAGCGATCGCATTACCAACAGACTTTTCTGCCCGAATTGCGCGGAATACGCAATTGTTCTTGCAAGAAGAGACAATGATGACAAAAGTGATTGATCCATGGGGCGGTTCGTACTACGTCGAAAAACTGACAGATGAGCTAATGGACAAAGCTTGGGAGTTAATCGGAGAAATCGAAGAACTCGGCGGTATGGCGAAAGCGATTGAAACGGGCCTTCCGAAAATGAAAATAGAAGAAGCTGCAGCAAAACGTCAGGCTCAAATCGACTCACGTGCAGAATCAATTATCGGCGTGAATAAATACCGTCTAGATACCGAAGATCCTATCGATATTTTAGACATCGACAATACGTTGGTACGTCAGAAACAAATCGACAGAATCAATCAGATGAAAGCAGATCGAAACGAAACAGAAGTAAGGACAATTCTTGCAGAGTTGACAGAAATTGCACGTAGCGGTGAGGGTAATCTTCTTGCATGTGCCGTTAATGCAGCGCGTTCACGCGCAACAATCGGTGAAATTTCAGATGCAATTGAAACTGTATCAGGACGACATAAGGCAGTGATTCGTTCGGTAAGTGGCGTATACAGTTCGAATTTCTCGAACGCAGAGGAAATCGACGAAGTGAAAATGATGTCAGAAGACTTTTTGGAAAATGAAGGTCGTCGTCCGCGTATCCTCATTGCGAAAATGGGGCAAGACGGTCATGACCGTGGTGCGAAAGTAATCGCGTCCTCATTTGCGGATCTTGGTTTTGATGTTGACATCGGACCATTATTCCAAACGCCCGAAGAAACGGCCTTGCAAGCTGCTGAAAACGACGTCCACGTCATTGGTGTCAGTTCACTTGCGGCGGGGCATAAAACACTTGTACCAACATTGCGGGAAGAACTCGCAAAAATTGGCCGGGAAGATATTCTTATTGTAGTTGGAGGCGTAATACCAGCGCAGGATTACGCATTCCTGCGTGAAAATGGGGCTGCAGCAATTTTTGGTCCAGGAACCGTCATTCCAGTTGCTGCACAAAAAGTCATTGAGGAAATCTATCGCAGGCTTGGTTACGAGGAAGTGGCGGATTGA
- the lpdA gene encoding dihydrolipoyl dehydrogenase, giving the protein MAREYDVVILGGGTGGYVAAIRAAQLGLKTALVEKGKLGGTCLHKGCIPSKALLKSAEVFDTAKNQAADFGVNIKDVSLDFSRVQARKDGIVKQLHAGVTALMKKGKIDVFDGLGRMLGPSIFSPMPGTISVEMNNGDENEMLILKNLIIATGSRPRTLPGLEIDENQIMSSDGALSMEALPKSIIIVGGGVIGIEWASMLNDFGVEVTVLEYADRIIPTEDDDISKEMKKLLTKKGITFATSAKVLPETLVKKEGSVTISAEMNGETMAFTAEKMLVSVGRQANIEGIGLDNTEIEVVNGFIKTRPTFQTKEHHIYAIGDVIGGLQLAHVASHEGIAAVEHIAGLKNEAIDYTKISRCIYSSPEASSVGITEKQAKEQGFDIKVGKFPFMAIGKALVNGNSDGFVKIIADKKTDDILGVHMIGAHVTDLISEAGLAMVLDATPWEVASTIHPHPSLSEVMGEAALAVDGKAIHM; this is encoded by the coding sequence ATGGCAAGGGAGTATGATGTAGTTATTTTAGGAGGCGGAACAGGCGGCTATGTCGCTGCGATTCGCGCTGCTCAATTGGGACTGAAAACAGCACTTGTTGAAAAAGGCAAACTTGGCGGTACATGCCTGCACAAAGGATGTATTCCAAGTAAAGCATTATTAAAAAGTGCTGAAGTATTCGATACAGCAAAAAATCAGGCAGCAGATTTTGGTGTTAATATAAAAGACGTATCATTAGATTTCAGCCGTGTACAAGCACGAAAAGATGGTATCGTTAAACAGTTACATGCTGGCGTGACTGCATTGATGAAAAAAGGGAAAATTGACGTATTTGATGGACTTGGCAGAATGCTTGGGCCGTCAATCTTCTCACCAATGCCGGGCACTATTTCAGTGGAAATGAACAACGGTGACGAAAATGAAATGCTTATCCTGAAAAATCTGATTATCGCAACTGGATCAAGACCACGTACATTACCTGGTCTTGAAATCGATGAAAATCAAATCATGTCTTCAGATGGGGCACTTTCTATGGAAGCACTCCCTAAGTCGATTATTATCGTCGGTGGCGGAGTTATCGGAATTGAATGGGCATCTATGCTCAATGATTTTGGCGTCGAAGTTACGGTTCTTGAATATGCTGACCGAATCATTCCAACTGAAGACGATGACATCTCGAAAGAAATGAAAAAGCTATTGACGAAAAAAGGAATCACTTTTGCGACAAGTGCGAAAGTACTCCCAGAAACCTTAGTTAAAAAAGAAGGATCTGTCACAATTTCTGCTGAAATGAACGGTGAAACAATGGCATTCACAGCTGAAAAAATGCTTGTCTCTGTCGGCCGTCAGGCAAATATCGAAGGGATCGGCCTTGACAACACTGAAATTGAAGTTGTAAATGGCTTTATTAAAACAAGACCAACATTCCAGACGAAAGAACATCATATTTATGCAATTGGTGACGTTATTGGCGGATTGCAACTTGCTCATGTAGCTTCTCATGAAGGGATTGCGGCTGTCGAACATATTGCGGGTCTGAAAAATGAAGCGATCGACTATACAAAAATTTCACGTTGTATTTACTCAAGCCCCGAAGCATCAAGCGTTGGCATAACGGAGAAACAAGCGAAAGAACAAGGATTCGATATCAAGGTCGGCAAGTTCCCGTTCATGGCAATCGGAAAAGCGCTTGTCAACGGCAATTCGGACGGCTTTGTAAAAATCATTGCTGATAAAAAGACAGATGACATCCTAGGTGTTCATATGATTGGTGCACATGTTACTGATTTAATATCAGAAGCAGGACTTGCGATGGTTCTCGATGCGACGCCGTGGGAAGTGGCAAGCACGATTCATCCGCATCCATCTCTATCTGAAGTAATGGGCGAAGCAGCTTTAGCCGTAGACGGAAAGGCTATCCATATGTAA
- a CDS encoding thiamine pyrophosphate-dependent dehydrogenase E1 component subunit alpha, whose product MAKTRHEELGLTSEDVLQIFETMLMARRIDERMWLLNRAGKIPFVISCQGQEAAQVGAAFALNKEIDWIAPYYRDMGVVLHFGMTPKDLMLSAFAKAEDPNSGGRQMPGHFGQRKNRILTGSSPVTTQLPHAVGVALAAKMKKEDFITFVTLGEGSSNQGDFHEGMNFAGVHKLPTVIMVENNKYAISVPVEKQLGCVNVSDRAIGYGMPGVTVDGTDPLEVYKVVKEAADRARRGEGPSLVETICYRLTAHSSDDDQRQYRDAEELANEKELDPIPMFAAYLKEVGILTEELEKEMEERIMKEVNEATDYAENAAYAEPESALLHVYAEDGGNV is encoded by the coding sequence ATGGCAAAAACACGTCATGAAGAACTTGGTTTAACAAGTGAGGATGTACTACAAATTTTCGAAACGATGCTTATGGCCCGCCGTATTGATGAGCGTATGTGGCTCCTTAACCGTGCCGGGAAGATTCCATTCGTTATTTCATGCCAGGGGCAAGAAGCAGCGCAAGTTGGAGCAGCTTTCGCTCTTAATAAAGAAATAGACTGGATTGCACCATACTACCGCGATATGGGCGTAGTTCTACATTTCGGAATGACTCCGAAAGATTTGATGCTTTCTGCATTTGCAAAAGCAGAAGATCCTAACTCGGGTGGGCGTCAAATGCCTGGTCACTTCGGTCAACGCAAAAACCGCATTTTAACAGGATCATCACCTGTTACAACACAATTACCGCATGCGGTTGGTGTAGCTCTTGCGGCGAAGATGAAGAAGGAAGATTTCATTACTTTCGTTACACTTGGTGAAGGTTCATCCAACCAAGGAGATTTCCACGAAGGCATGAACTTTGCTGGTGTCCATAAACTACCGACAGTTATCATGGTTGAAAATAATAAATATGCAATTTCAGTTCCAGTTGAAAAGCAACTTGGATGTGTCAATGTTTCGGATCGTGCAATAGGTTACGGAATGCCTGGTGTTACCGTTGATGGCACTGATCCACTTGAAGTTTACAAAGTTGTCAAAGAAGCGGCAGATCGTGCCCGTCGTGGAGAAGGGCCAAGCCTTGTTGAGACCATCTGTTACCGCTTAACAGCTCACTCTTCCGACGATGACCAACGTCAATACCGTGATGCTGAAGAACTTGCAAATGAGAAGGAATTGGATCCAATCCCTATGTTTGCAGCTTATTTGAAAGAAGTCGGCATACTAACGGAAGAACTTGAAAAAGAAATGGAAGAACGCATTATGAAAGAAGTGAACGAAGCGACCGATTATGCGGAAAACGCTGCGTACGCTGAACCTGAATCTGCGCTGCTCCATGTGTATGCTGAAGATGGGGGGAACGTATAA